The Microlunatus soli genome contains the following window.
CCGCGCCGCCGGGCTGGTCGGTGTCAAGCTCGGTGCCAACTATCAGGAATTCGAGCCGCTGAGCGATGACGCGATGGCGTTCTATCGCTACTGCGAGGCCGAAGGGCTGCCGATCCTGTTCCACCAGGGTGCCTCGCCGATCCGACATGCCCCGTTGCGCTACACCCATCCGCTGGTCACCGACGAGATCGCGATCGCCTGCCCGGAGTTGCGGATCGTGATGGCGCACATGGGTCACCCGTTCGCCCGGGAGACCGTGGTGACCATCCGCAAACATCCGCACGTCTATGCCGACGTGTCCTCGATCTACCTGCGCCCGTGGGTAATGTACGAGTCGCTGCTGTTCGCCCTCGAATGGGGTGCGGCCGGCAAGTTGCTGCTCGGTTCGGACTTCCCGATCGCCACCACCCAGGAGGCGATCGACGGTCTGCACCGGGCCAACGACATCATCGCCGGCACCGCGATGCCGCGGATCCCCGACGAGGTGATCGACGGCATCGTGCACGCCGATGCACTCGGCGCCCTCGGCCTGCAGGACCCGAGGGGACAGGCATGAGGATCGATGCCCATGTCCGGATCGGGGCCCAGCGCGAGACCGCGCTGACCGTCGAACAGCTGCTGACCGTGATGGACAGCCATCGGATCGACCGGGCCATGATCGCTCCCAGCGAGGCACAGATCGCCTTCCACAACAGGGAAGGCAACGACGCCGTTGCCGCAGCGGCGAAACGCTCCGGCGGCCGACTGATCCCGTACGCGGTGGCGACGCCGTGGGCAGGTCGTGCGGCAGTCGACGAGCTCGCGCGGGCCCGGGACAACGGCGCCCGGGCCCTGTGCGTCGACTCGTCGCTGCAGGGTTTCGACCTGCTGGACGGGATGATCGAACCGTTGTTGATCTTCGCCGCGGAGGCGTCCTGGCCGGTCTACGTCCGCACCGGCTCTCCGCCGGGGCATCTGCCGCTGCCGACCGCACTGCTCGCCCGACGGCATCCCGAGCTGGCGGTGATCATGGGCCGCAGCGGAGCGACGGACTTCTGGATCGACGCGGCGCCGGCGTTGCGTGACGCCGCCAACCTGTACGGAGACACCAGTTACGCACCGTGGGACACCGTACTTGCCGATTTCGCGACCGACCCGGAGATCGGCCCCGGCCGACTCGTCTTCGCCACCGATCTGCCCTACACCACGGCTGCCGGTGAAGTACAACGGATCCTGGACTGGCCGATCACCGAAGCCGAACGGGACCAGGTCTTCGGCGCGACCCTGGCCGGTCTGCTGGGCCTGCAGGACGCCGACATCTTGATCAACGAAGGGAACCCGACGTGACCGCCACCGCCCGACCCGACCGAGACCGGACGATCGAGGTGACTCTCGACCAGCGCGAGGTCACGTCGCTGTTGCGCGGTGTGTCTCCGGTGCTGCAGACACCCTTCACCGACGACGGCGAGGTCGACCTGGCCAGCTTCGAGCGGGTGGTCGACTACGTCCTCGGTACCGGCGTCAGCAGCGTGATGTTTCCCGGCTTCGCCGGCGAGTTCTACAAGCTCGCCGAAGCCGAGCGACGCCGGCTCAGTGACCTGCTGATCGAACGGGTCCATCGGGTCCGCGGCGTCGCGGTGATCATCGCGGTCCAGGATCACGCCACCAAGCTCGCCGTCGAGCGAGCCCAGCAGGCCGTCGCCGACGGTGCGGACGCGATCAACCTGCTGCCGCCGTACCTGCTGGATCCGTCACTGGACGCCATCGAGACCCACATCCGTGCCGTGCTGGCGGCGGTCCCGACGACTCCGGTCGTCGTGCAGTACGCGCCGGGGGAGACCGGCACCACGCTGTCCGCCGCGTCGTTGGCCGAGATCGCCCGGGAGCATGCCAATCTGGCCCTGGTCAAGGTCGAGTGCAGCCCGCCCGGGCCCTTCATCGAGGATTTGGCGGCGCAGCGACCACCCCTCGCCGGACTGGAGGGGTATGCGGGCGTGCAGTTGCCCGACGCCGTCCGCCGCGGTGCGGTCGGCACCCAACCCGGCTGTTCGTTCACCGAGATCTATGTCGAGATCTGGGACCGGTTCGCCCGCGGCGACACCGCCGGTGGGGACGCGTTGCACGCTCGACTGCTGCCGTACACGTCGTACTGGATGTTGCACACCGAGACCATCAACGCTGCGGAGAAGTTGATCTCCTACCGCCGAGGCATCCTGGCCAGTCCGGTCTGCCGGCAGCCGGCGCATCGGCTGGACGCCCAGGAGATCGCGATGATCGACCGGTTCCTGGAGGAGTTCGCCGACCTGTTGCCGACCTTCGAGGCGGGAAGGGTTGCGCCGGGCTGATCGTCCTGCGCCCGGCACCGTTCGGACGGCACACAAGAGCCACTTGGGATCGGGGTGCGGTACCCGCCCGGCAATCCGATAACGCTGCGGAAACGTTCCCGCGACATCGAGATGGGGACTTGACGGGATCAAGTTCAACCGGTTGATTAATCCCACAGTCCCTCTGGGGTCGCGACAACGAAGCACGACAGCGCTGGGAAGGGGATCGCCGTGACTGAATCACGCCCTCGTTTTGAAGATGTCCAGGACATCTTGAAGTATCAACTGAGCAGACGCGGTCTGCTCGCGGCCGGCTCGGCCCTGACAGCGGGCGGCGTCCTGAGCGCCTGTACCGGCGGTGGAGGTTCCTACACCGATCAGAAGCAGGGCGCCGGCAAGCCGAAGCAGACCGCCGAGGTCAAGATCGGCAAGGCCAACATCCCGACACCGCGGGAGGAGACGCTGGTCGTCGCACAGGCCGACTTCACCGTCTTCAACAACTGGAACAGTATGGTGCCCAACGGGGCACCCGGCGCCTCCGGGTTCGACATGTTCGTCAAGGAGTACATGTTCTACCTGAACCTGGCGACCGGCGAGCTGATCCCGTGGCTGTGTACCGACTACAAGTACAACGACGACTACACCGCCCTCACATTCAACTTCAACCCGGCGGCGAAGTGGAACGACGGCAAGCCGCTGACGTCGGAGGACTTCAAGTTCACCGTGGATCTGCTGCGCAAGCGCAAGGACCTGCTGGGCGGCGGCGGTGACCTGACCGAGTTCGTCAAGAAGGTGGAGACGCCCGACGAGCACACCGCAGTCATCGATCTGACCAAGCCCAACCCGCGGTTCCACTACGGCTTCATCGCGGTCATCCTGAGCGGCTTCGACATCCGGCCCAAGCACGTCTGGGAGGGTCAGGATCCGACCAAGTTCCGGGACAACCCGCCGGTGCGGACCGGGCCGTACACGCTGAAGAAGGCGATCCAGAGCCAGAAGATGTTCGTCTGGGAGAAGAACCCGGACTATTGGAACAAGGGCAAACTGGATCCCAAGCCGAAGTACGTCGTCTACCAGAGCACGGCCAAGCAGGCCGACTCGGCGGCACTGGCCTTCGAACAGGTGCAGTTCGACGCCGGCTCGATCGACGAGGAGCACGCCAAGCAGCTGCGGTCCAAGGGCTATCCGGCGCTGGTCACCACCAAGTTCAACGATCCGTGCCCGCGCGCGTTCTGGCTGAACAACGCTCCCGAACGAGGGATCATCTCCGAGCCGAAGATGCACTGGGTGATCAGCTATCTGATCGACCGACCCAAGATCGGCAACAACGTGTGGCCGGTGAAGGTACCCGCGGCGCAGTACCCGTGGGCGAACTTCAAGACCAACGACAAGTGGAGCGTCCCCGCGCTGGCGGAGAAGTACAAGCTCACCTACAGTCCCGAGGATGCCGTCCGGTTGCTCGACGAGATCGCACCCAAGGGTGCCAACGGCAAGCGGATGTACAAGGGCAAGCCGGCGACGATCGAGATGATCACCCCCGTCGCGGTCGACGGCCCCGAGTACGTGATGGGCAAGTTGGTCAAGGACGAGCTGGTCAAGCACGGCATCTCGGCGACCATGCGGAGTCTCAGCGGCTCGGTGCACGACGAAAAGTTCCAGCGCGGTGAGTACGACGTCGCCGTCAACTGGGTCTGCGACGTGTCCTGGGATCCCGAGCAGCTCTACCGCAACATGGAGAGCGACCGGGCGGTGCCGATCGGCAAGAACGCCGTGGACAAGAACAAGACCCGTCTCAAGGACCCGGTGCTGGACAAGCTGTCCAAGCAGCTGTCCAATCTCGACCCGACCAGTCCGGAGGCCAAGCCGCTGCTGGAGCAGGCGCTGGAGCAGTACTACAAGCGGCTGCCGGTGATCCCGATCATCCAGACCGGCTACCCGCAGTACTTCAACACCACGTTCTGGAAGGGCTGGCCGACCGACGACAACCTCTATCAGGTGCCGCTGAACTGGTGGGGCCACTTCATGTTCGTGATCGGCAAGCTCGAGCCGACCGGTCAGAAGGCACCCTCGTGACGGTGACCACGTCGACCGCCTCGTCCCAGCAGGATCGGGACGAGCGGCCGACAGAACCCCCGTCGGGTCCGATCGTCTCGATCCGGTCGGTGCTGGCACGCCATCCGTTGGCGGCCTACGCGCTGCGCCGGTTCGGCCTCTACCTGATCGAGTTGTGGGGAGCGCTGACGATCGCGTTCTTCTTCTTCCGGATGATCCCGGGCGACCCGATCCAGACGTTCATCCAGACCCTGCAGCAGAACTACGTCTACAACCAGCAGGCCAGCGCGGAGGTGATTGCCCGCTACCGCAAGGAGTTCGGCCTCGAGGGCAACGTCTTCACCCAGTATCTGCACCACATGAAGAAGTTGATCTTCGAGCACGATCTCGGTCCGTCCTTGATCAACTATCCGACCCCGGCGCAAGACGTGATCATGCAGTCGCTGCCCTGGACGATCGGACTGCTCGGGATCTCCGCGGTGATCGCCTGGGTGCTCGGTCTCGCAGCGGGTGCGCTCGCCGGTTGGCGGCGCGGCAAGCTGGGTGCCGAGATCTCCACCAACCTGGCGATCATCCTGGGCCACGTTCCGTTCTACTTCGTGGCCCTGATCCTGGTCTACGTCTTCGCCTACACGCTGGGGCTGTTACCCGCGAGATCGGCCTACGACTCCAACATCCCGATCGGGTTCTCGCCATCGTTCCTGCTCAGTCTGCTGCAGCACGGATTTCTGCCGGCGTTGTCGATCGTGATCATCGGCATCTTCAACTGGCTGCTGTCCACCCGGATGCTGATGATCCCGGTGCTCGGTGAGGACTACTTGACCTACGCCGAGGCCAAGGGATTGAAGCCCGGCCGGATCCTGAGCCGCTACGCGCTGCGCAACATCTACCTGCCGCAGGTGACCGGCTTCGGGATCTCACTCGGCTTCATCTTCAACGGCAACGTGCTGGTCGAACAGTTGTTCAACTATCCCGGACTCGGCAGCACTCTGGTGACCGCGATCACCCAGCTGGACTTCAACACCATCCTCGGGGTCACCGACATGGCCATTGTCTCGGTGTTGACGGTCAACCTGGTGCTCGATCTGCTGCTGCCGTTGCTCGACCCACGCGTCAAGTACTGGCGCTGAGGAGGATCCATGGCAATCTCAACAAGCGTGACCCGCGTGCTGGCCGCGCCGGTCCGTACGGTCCGTAGCAGTCCGAAGCTGGCCGGCGGCCTGATCATCCTGGTGGTGTTGGTGATCCTGGCCCTGCTCAGCCCGTTGATCAATGCGGTGATCGGCGGCGGGTCCGATCCGGTCGCCGTCGCCGCCTATCCGAAGTGGCAGGTCCCGTCCGGAGCACATCCGCTCGGCACCGATCAGCTCGGCCGGGACGTGCTCGCGATGACGTTCGGCGCGATGTCGGTCTCGTTGCGGATCGGTGCGGTCGCCGGTGTCGTATCCACCGTCGCCGGCGTGATCGTCGCGTTCGTCGCCGGTTACAAGGGCGGCTGGGTCGACGCCGTGCTGTCGACCTTCACCGGCATCCTGCTGGTGATCCCGACCTTCCCGCTGCTGATCGCGTTCAGTGCCTATGCCCGTGAGGTGACGCTGTTCCAGGTCGGCCTGATGCTGTCGATCTTCAGTTGGCCGTTCGCGGCCAAGATCATCCGGTCCCAGGTGCTCAGTCTGCGGACCCGGCCCTACGTCGAGCTGGCCAAGGTCAGCAAGGCACGGGACATGGAGATCATCGTCACCGAACTGCTGCCCAACCTGGCGCCGTTCATCGGTGTCGGCTTCGCCTCATCGGCGCTCGGAGCGATCTTCGGCCTGGTCGGGCTGGAGGTGATCGGACTCGGCCCGGGTGGCGTGATCGACCTCGGTCACATCATCTACGCCGCGATCACCACCGGTGCCCTGACCTTGGGCGCCTGGCCGATGTTCGTGGTGCCGATCGGCCTGCTGACGCTGCTGTTCGCATCGCTGAACATGATCAACATCGGGTTGGAAGAGGTCTACAACCCGCGGCTGAGGGGAGTCACCGGTGAGTGAAACGGACGACAACGTCTTGGAACTGTCCGGTCTCGAGGTCGGATACGCGACCAGTGAGGGGATGGTGACCGCCGTCGACAAGGCCGACCTGGCGGTGCGTCGAGGGGAGATCCTCGGCATCGCCGGCGAGTCCGGTAGCGGCAAGAGCACGATGGCGGTGGCGTTGCTGCGGCTGTTGAAGCCGCCGGGCCGGGTGCTCGGCGGCAGCATCACCTTCCGTCCGAAGGACAAGGCGCCGGTCGACCTGTTGAAGGTCCAGGGCCAACAGCTGCGGACGTTGCGGTGGAGCAATCTGTCCTATCTGCCGCAGGGCTCGATGAACTCGCTGAATCCGGTGATGCGGATCAAGGACCAGTTCGCCGACGTGATCATCGAGCACGCACCGGCCCGGCGGTCGGAGATCGACCAGCTGGTGCCGCGACTGCTGGAACAGGTCGGGCTCGAACCGCGGGTGGCGCGGATGTATCCGCACGAGTTGTCCGGCGGCATGAAGCAACGCATCCTGATGGCGATCTGCATCGCCCTCGAACCCGATGTGATCGTGGCCGATGAACCGACGACCGCACTGGACGTCACCATTCAGCGGGTGATCCTGCAGAGTCTGGCCGATCTTCGTCGCGACTTCGGGGTGACCTTGATCGTGATCTCCCACGACATGGGCGTTCATGCCCAGCTGGTCGATCGGGTCGCGGTGATGTATGAGGGCAAGCTGGTCGAGGTCGGTGACGTCCGGCAGATCTTCAAGGATCCGCAGCACGAGTACACCCGGAGCCTGATCGACTCGATCCCGAGCATCGGCAAGGAGGCATCATGACCGAGACCAGTCGAGCCGGAACCGAACAGCGGATCGAGTTGGAACATGTGGAGCAGCGATTCCATGCCCGGGGGACAGCCGACGGCTTCATGACCGCGGTGGACGATGCGAGCTTCTCGCTGACCTCGGATCCGCCGCGGGTGGTCAGCCTGGTCGGCCAGAGCGGCAGCGGGAAGAGCACGATCGCCCGCAACATCCTGGGCTTGCAGAAGCCGACCGGCGGACGGATCACCTTCAACGGAAGGGACATCTTCTCGTTGTCCCGCACCGAGCGTGACGAGTACCGGCGCAATGTGCAGCCGGTCTTCCAGGACCCGTACGCGATCTTCAATCCGATCTACCGGGTCGACCGGGTGCTGTGGAAGGCGGCCAAGGCGTTCGGGCTGGCCAAGACCCGGGCGGCGGCCGACGAACTCTTCGAGGAGTCGCTGTCGGCGGTCCGGCTGGATCCCGGCAGAGTGCTGGGACGCTATCCGCACCAGTTGTCCGGAGGGCAGCGACAGCGGGTGATGTTGGCCAGGGTGCACATGCTGCGACCGGCGTTCATCATCGCCGACGAGCCGGTGTCGATGCTGGATGCCCAGGTTCGCAAGTTGTTCCTGGACATCCTGCTGGACTTCAAGCAGCAGTATCAGATGACCACGCTGTTCATCACCCACGACCTGTCGACGGTCTACTACCTGGGCGGCGACGTGATGGTGATCACCAAGGGTGAGATCGTCGAACGCGGTCCGGTCGCGACGGTGATGCACGAGCCGTCCCATCCCTACACCCAGCTGCTGTTGGATTCGGTGCCGCGCCCCGATCCCGACCAACGCTGGACCGACCGGATCACGGTCTGATCGTCACCGGATCGGCCCCGCCAGTCGATGCGCGATCGGCAGCAGTCCCGCGTCGCGCACCGGCTGGTACGGGTCGATCTCCTCACCCTGCTTGCGAAAGGCGCCGGGTCGCAAGCCGTAGACCCCGGTGAACCGCCGGGAGAAGTGGTAGGCGTTGGTGTAGCCCGAACCGGTGGCGATCTCGGCCAGTGACTGATTGCTGCGCTGGAGTGCGACCGCGGCCCGGGCCAGCCGGATCAGTTCCAATGCTCGCGCCGGTCCACAGCCGTATCGATCACGGAACAACCGGTGCAGATGGCCGGCCGACAGCCCGGTGGCGGTCGACAGATCATCGACGGTCACGATCCGTACGCCGTCCAGCCACACCCGCCGGACATGATCAACAGCGGCACTCAGGTGTCGGCCCAGGTCGGACTCGGCGCCGCGGACCGGCCCGTCCAGGAAGACCTTCAGCAGCAGCGTCAGCACCTCGACGGCGCGCTCGATGGCGGCCGGGTCGTCGCGTTCAGCGAGCTCGATCAGGTAGTCGCACAGACTCGCCAGCAGCGGCACCTCGGCGAAGTCCCGAACCGCCGGCCAGCCAGTCCCGGCCATCCAGCCGGACGCGTCGCCGTCGCCGGCGAGGTCGAGGTCGAAGTGCACATAGGCATGTCGGGAGGCCCGGTCGGGGTCCCAACGCAGCCGATCCCGCATCCCGACCGTCGCCAGCGCGAGCATCCCCGGACGGAGCACCATCTGGTCGCTGCCACCCGCCCGCTGCCAGTCCCAGGTCGCCGAACCTTCCAACAACCAGACGAACTCCCAGCTGTGCAGCACGCGGGGTCCGAAGACGGCACCCGGTGGATAGTCGGCCAGCAGCACCTGACTGCTCGGTCTCACCGACAGCGATGTCATGAATGGATATTAATGCGCCAGGATCTGCCATTGCTCGGTGCGGGGAGATCTGCGAGTTTTGGGCATGTATTGCCGATGACCCGAAGGGACTGCCATGACCACCACCGCCGCCGAAGGGCTCCGCCTGTTCGACTCCGCCGATGCCGATTTCGTCGCGGCCTTCCAGCGCGACGGGTTCGCGTTGCTGGCCGATGCCCTGAGTCCCGAGCAGGTCGACGAGGTGAACGCCGACGCGCTGCGGCTGTGCCGTGGTGATCTTGGTGAGATCACCTTCCGTGGTCCCGACGCGCAGGCGATCCTGCAGCGTCAGGAGGCTGTCCGCGGTGCACTGTCCGACGACGAGGCGGTACTTCGGCAGTATCTGTGCATCCACTACCCGCACAAGGTCTCGGCAGCCTGTGCCGACGCTCTGGCGGCGCCGCGGATCGTCGATGCGCTGACCGGGGTGATCGGACCGAACGTCAAGGCGATGCAGTCGATGCTGTTCATCAAGTCCGAGGGCAAGCCGGGGCAGGCCTGGCATCAGGACGAGTTCTTCATCCCGACCCGGGATCGTTCGCTGACCGCGGTCTGGATCGCGCTGGATGACGCGACGGTGCAGAACGGTTGCCTGTGGGTGCTGCCCGGATCGCACCGGCGCGGTGTGATCTATCCCGAGCGGGAGCAGGACGATCCGCGCTTCGACTGCAGCACCGAGGCCTTCGACTTCCCCTACACCGATGACGATGCGGTGCCGGTGGAGATCCCGGCCGGCACCGCGGTGATCTTCAACGGCTACCTGTTGCACCGCTCGCTGCAGAACTCCGGGCAGCACGGTTACCGTCGGGCGCTGGCCAATCACTACATGAGCGCGGAGTCGCTGCTGCCGTGGCATCCGCCGAAGCAGGGTGAACACATGGCGATTGCCGACTACCGCGACATCGTCATGGTCGCCGGTGAGGATCCCTATGCCTACAAGGGGACCGAGGACATCGCCCGCCCGTCCTCCCGGCCGGACAAGGAGGGCGGCTGCGACCGCTGATGATCAGCGGTCGGTGCTGTCCCGTTCGAGGAGTTGGGCGGCGACGATCTCGTGGCGACCCGGACCTTCGTAGCCGCCGATCCGATCATGGAGCAGCCGGAGTGCAGTCTCCGCGATCGCCGTCTTGTCCGGTTCGACGCTGGTCAGCGGCGGCCACAGATGCCGTGAGATGATCAAGTTGTCCCAGCCGGCGACCGCGACGTCGGCCGGGACCGCAAGTCCTCGAGTGTGCAGGGCGTGCAGCGCGCCGGCGGCCAGCGCGTCGTCGCGGCAGACGATCGCGTCGAAACCGATACCGGCCTCGAGCGCCGCGGTGACAACGCGGAAGCCGTTGTCGGCGGAGTAGTGGTCGACGGTCAGCCGCAGCCGTGGGTCCGGTCGGAGCCCGGCGGTACGCAATGCCGTGCGGTAGCCGTCGAAGCGTTGGCCGGTGGTGTGGGTCAGTCCCGAGCGTTCCGCTCCGAGGAATGCGATCCGCCGGCAGCCGCGCTCGATCAGATGACGGGTGATCTCCGTGGCGGCTGCGACGTTGTCGATCATGACGTGATCGACCGTGGCCGGCGCCGGTCCTTCACCGAGCAGCACCAGAGGAAATCCGGGTCGTTGACCGGCGAGGTCCTCTGGCGTCAAGGACACCGGGTGGAAGATGACGCCGTCGACCAGACCTCGTTCGCGCTCTTGGAGGATCGCCAGTTCGTTGGTGCGCGCACCGTGGGTCTGCTCGATCACCACCCGGAGATTCTGCTTGCGGGCAGCCTGGTCGAGACGGTTGGAGAGCTCGGCGAAATAGGCAACGGTGACCGATGAGACGGCCACCGAGATGGTCCCGGTCTGCCCGGTCGCCAGCCGGCGGGCAGTGACATTCGGCCGGTAGCCGAGTTCCTCGATGGCTGCCCGCACCCGGGCGCGCGTCGCCTCCGACGCCGACCCCGTCCCGTTGACGACGTTCGAGACCGTCTTCATCGACACTCCCGCGCGGACCGCGACGTCGGTCAACCGCGGTGTGCTCATCTGGCCTCCCTGGCGTCCGATGTGCGGCCGATCGTATCCGAACGCCGAGGGGTCCGGAGCAGTTGCCGCAACGGCATCCTGCGGCGGGTGCTTGACAACAAGTACAGCGCTGTACCAACCTAACTGCCGAACCCCGAACACTTCTGACAAGGGAGCCAGAAATGACGTCACTCGAACACCGGATCGCGCGTCGTCGGCTGCTCGCCGGCTCGGCGGCGGTAGCGGCCGGTGGGGCTCTCGCGGTCGGCAAACCGGCTCCGTCGCGCGCGGTCGGACCGTCTGCTCGGCGTACACCGTCGCTCGAACTGGACTCCCGCAACTACGTCGAACTCGACGCCGACTTCCTGAATACCCAGACCGCGCATTACCCGCGGATCAAGAAGCTGCCCGACGGCCGGTACATCCTCTTCTATCAGACCACCCAGCACTCCTGGAACGTCTACTGGACGACCAGCTCGGACCTTCGGCACTGGGAGAAACCGCAACTGCTGTTCGAGACCCGCAAGATCCTGGATGGTGCTGACGACCTGTGCTTCGCCACCGCGGACGGATGTGTGCTGGACAACGGCGACATCCTCGCGGTCTGCTCGTTCCGGGCCAACCTGCGCTTCAGCAGTCACATGGAGCTCGACGGTCTGGTGCTGCGCCGCAGCACCGACAACGGTCGCAGCTGGGGGCCCGAGCAGCAGAT
Protein-coding sequences here:
- a CDS encoding LacI family DNA-binding transcriptional regulator, producing the protein MSTPRLTDVAVRAGVSMKTVSNVVNGTGSASEATRARVRAAIEELGYRPNVTARRLATGQTGTISVAVSSVTVAYFAELSNRLDQAARKQNLRVVIEQTHGARTNELAILQERERGLVDGVIFHPVSLTPEDLAGQRPGFPLVLLGEGPAPATVDHVMIDNVAAATEITRHLIERGCRRIAFLGAERSGLTHTTGQRFDGYRTALRTAGLRPDPRLRLTVDHYSADNGFRVVTAALEAGIGFDAIVCRDDALAAGALHALHTRGLAVPADVAVAGWDNLIISRHLWPPLTSVEPDKTAIAETALRLLHDRIGGYEGPGRHEIVAAQLLERDSTDR